From the Candidatus Pelagibacter sp. IMCC9063 genome, the window GTAAGCATACAAATTCAAAAAGGATTAAACTCAGATATAGTAATGATTTTTGATGAATGTCCTGAATACACAAGTGACAAAAACAGAGTAAAAAAATCTGTAGATCTTTCAATAGAGTGGGCAAAAAGATCTAAAAAAGAATTTGGTATTAATCCTGAAAAAATGCTTTTTGGTATTGTTCAGGGAGGTGTTTTTAATGACCTGAGAAAAGACTCTTTAAAAAGATTAGAAGAAATAGGATTTGATGGTTATGCACTAGGAGGACTTGCGGTTGGAGAAAAGCAACAAGAAATGTTTGATGTTTTGGATAACATTAAAGAAGATCTTCCACGGGACAAGCCACATTATTTAATGGGCGTAGGAACGCCTGCAGACATATTGGGAGCTGTAAAAAGGGGTATTGACATGTTTGATTGTGTTTTGCCAACAAGATCAGGAAGAACAGGTTTAGCCTACACTTGGGAAGGTAAAAAAAATTTAAAAAATGCCAAATATGCAAATGACGATTCTCCACTAGATCCATTAGTTAACTGTCCTGCATCACAAAAATATTCTCGTAGCTATTTAAATCATTTGGTTAATTCTAAAGAAATTTTGGCATCCACTCTCTTGAGTTGGCACAATATTGCCTTTTATCAAGACCTGACTAGAAAAATTAGAGAATCTGTCGCTAATAACGATTTTCAAAATTTTTATAACAAGCATTTTGATATTCTAAACTCTTAATTCTTAAGTCTTCCCGTCTTTTAAAAAATGTTGATAACGGGGTATTTCTATTGATTATTAGATAGATATTTAATAAACAGTAAATTCTTAACTTGTAAAATTGTATTATTTATCATGTTAATTAAATGTGTGGGCCCTTAGCTCAGTCGGTAGAGCAATTCCCTTTTAAGGAATGGGTCGCAAGTTCGAATCTTGCAGGGCTCACCAATTACTATGACAAAAGAAACTAAATACTTCATTGTTAAATGCAATAGATGCAAAACAGAAGTTAAAGTATCTCCTGAAGTTTATAGAAAAAAAGAAAAAGTTGAATGTGATAATTGCTTAGAAGCAATGTTTAAAAAATTTAAACTGTCTTAAGTTTTGGAAATTTTTTTCTAATTGAAGGTATCCAGCTTCTTATTTGAGCAATTCTATTAGTGGAAGAGGGGTGTGTGCTTAAAAATTGAGGAGGCTCTTTTCCTTTATTTTGTTCCCTCATTCTTTTCCACAATTCAGCGCCTTCATACAAATTGTAACCTGTCAAAGAACAGAATGCCAAACCTAGATAATCAGCCTCAGTTTCTTGTGATCTCGTAAAAGGATTAAACACCCCGACTTGTAAAACATCTACTCCAGTAGTTTTTCCAATAGTGTTTCTTGTTCTTGAAATGGCACCTCCTAAAAATATATCAGCAACAGTAGTTCCAAGATTTATAGCTAAGGAAGCACTCATTCTTTCAACAGAATGTTTGGCAACAGCGTGTGCAATTTCATGACCCATTACGTTAGCAAGGCCATCTTCATTTTTGGTAACTTTAAGAATACCGCTATAAACAGCAATTTTTCCACCAGGCATGCACCAGGCATTAAGCATTTTATCGTCATCTACTAGAGTATATTCCCATTTAAAGTTTTCTGTGGGGTCTTTAATATTCTTCATTTTAAAATAAGAAGAGATAGCAACTTCCATTTTTGATCCTATCGATTTAATCAATTTTAGAGTTTCGGTATCTTTACTGATCTTTGCTTTTTTCTTAAACTTCTCATATGCTTGCGCTGCCTTGCTGTTGATTACTGATTCGGGATAAAAAGTAATTTGTTTTCTATTAGTAATCGGTGCAGACGAACAGGATGCCAAGCTGAAACTACAGCATCCACAGCCAATATATTTTACAAACTCTCTTCTCTTCATAATAAAAATGTTATAGTAATTTATTATTAATTTTTAGACTATTTAATAGTATTTTAAATATAAATGTTAAAAAACAAAACTCCCAAAAGAACTTTAATATCTCGTATTAGAACCTATTTTTTGACTGGTGTGGTGGTTTTAATACCGATTGGTATTACCATTTATTTAACAGTATTAATAATGAGTGTTTCCCCATCGTTGATACCAGCTAGTATCAATCCAAATAAGTACCTTCCTTTTAACATACCGGGCTTAGAGTTTTTGGTCGCCTTTATAATAATTACTTTTGTGGGAATGGTTTCCTTAACTTTTATAGGAAAAACTTTGTTAAATTTTGGACAGAGAATATTAAATAAAATTCCAATTCTAAGGACAATTTATAACGGTTTGGGACAATTAACAAAAAATTTCACATCAAGTAATAATAAATCAAAAAAAATTGTACTCCTTGAATATCCAAGAAAAGGTCTCTGGTCAGTTGGTTTTGCTACCGGTGATAACAAAGGTGAAATATCAAATAAAGTGGGTAGGGGTAAACGATTGATTAATGTTTTTGTTCCAACGACTCCAAATCCTACCAGTGGTTTCTTGCTGATGGTTCCAAAGAAAGATTTGATATTTTTAGACATGAACTTTGAAGACGCCTCTAAGTTTATTATGTCAGCTGGATCTATAAATCCTAGGAGCAAATAAAAAAATGACATTTTGTGCTTAAAATTATTACTTCTGGAGCTTTTGCTTCGGTGTTAGAAAAAATTCTTCCTTTATTCGCACAAAAAAATAATATTATCTACGAGCTCTCCTATGGATCTTCCTTTGGTGAAGCCAAAGACTCCATACCCTCAAGAATTAAAAACAATGAGCATTTTGATATCTATTTTTTAGCTGAAGGCGCAATCAACAGGCACCATGACGAGGGTATTCTAGACATCAAAACGAAACACAATATTGTAAGTTCAGAAATTGGTGTCGCCGTAAAAAATGGTTCTAAATTACAAGATATATCGTCCTTAAAGTCCTTTAAAGAAACTCTTATATCAGCAAAATCAATTGGTTACGCTGCTTCGGCAAGTGGTATTTATCTTGCAAATACTGTTTTTCCAAAAATTTTTAACGATCCCAATGTTATATTAAAAAAATCAAAAAAAATATTGAGTGAAAGGGTGGGTTCAGTCATTTTTAGAGGTGATATAGAGATAGGCTTTCAGCAATACAGTGAGTTACTACCGATTAAAGGGATAAAAATAATAGGAATGCTACCAAAGGAAATTAGAAAGTCTTTTATCTTTGGATCTGCAATGTTTAACAATTCACCGTATGAACCTATTTACAGAAATTTAATAAAATTCATTAAGCATGATCATATTCAGAAATTCATTACAAAATCTGGTCTTAAGATATTGTAAATATTTAGTTACTAATTACAATTTATTTAATTAAATAATGTATTTAAGCAATTGATTTAAAACAATTTTTTCTTTTTTTAATAATATCTTTTTAGTTGTTGTACCTCCTTTACCAGAATAGCCACCAAGACTACCGTCTGACCTAACAACTCTATGGCACGGTATTATTGGAGGAAAAGGATTTTTACCGATAGCATTTGCAACCGCTCTAACTGCAAGGGGTTTATTTATAGCTATCGCAACTTGTGAATATGTCCTCAACTTTCCTTTTGGTATTTTTTTTAGACAATTCCAAACTTTGATTTCAAATTTCGTACCTTTGGAATTTTTCATTATAATTTTATATAACTATCTAGATATAGCCCTTTAAAATTAAATTTTATAAGTGGAATTTATAGTATTGACAAGTTAATTTGCTTGATATATTACTTCCGATAATTAATGGTTATCGGAAATATTTAATATGAGCAATATAATTAATAAATTAAATGAATTAGAAAAAGAAACCAACCTTAATCTAGGATCGTCTAAATCTCTAAATACATTAAGAGCATACAGATCTGATTTTTCAGATTTTAAAAACTTTTGCTCAGATCTAAATTTACCCTATCTACCAACGCATATTAAAGCAGTTTCTTTGTATATGACACATCTGTCAAAATCTAATAAATATAGCACATTAAAAAGAAGATTAGCCTCAATTAACGTAATACACAGTTTAAAAGGTTTTCATATTGATACCAAAAACCCCTTAATAAAGGATAACTTAGAAGGTATAAAACGAAAAATAGGTATATATCAAAATGGTAAAAAACCATTATTAATCAATA encodes:
- a CDS encoding substrate-binding domain-containing protein — translated: MLKIITSGAFASVLEKILPLFAQKNNIIYELSYGSSFGEAKDSIPSRIKNNEHFDIYFLAEGAINRHHDEGILDIKTKHNIVSSEIGVAVKNGSKLQDISSLKSFKETLISAKSIGYAASASGIYLANTVFPKIFNDPNVILKKSKKILSERVGSVIFRGDIEIGFQQYSELLPIKGIKIIGMLPKEIRKSFIFGSAMFNNSPYEPIYRNLIKFIKHDHIQKFITKSGLKIL
- a CDS encoding DUF502 domain-containing protein, coding for MLKNKTPKRTLISRIRTYFLTGVVVLIPIGITIYLTVLIMSVSPSLIPASINPNKYLPFNIPGLEFLVAFIIITFVGMVSLTFIGKTLLNFGQRILNKIPILRTIYNGLGQLTKNFTSSNNKSKKIVLLEYPRKGLWSVGFATGDNKGEISNKVGRGKRLINVFVPTTPNPTSGFLLMVPKKDLIFLDMNFEDASKFIMSAGSINPRSK
- the tgt gene encoding tRNA guanosine(34) transglycosylase Tgt gives rise to the protein MPCSFKLLNENSGARLGKIITSRGEIDTPAFMPVGTAATVKALLIDQVKGTGAQIILGNTYHLMLRPGIERISRVGGLHQFMNCDLPILTDSGGFQVMSLSKISKVVEDGVYFNSHVDGKKIFLSPEVSIQIQKGLNSDIVMIFDECPEYTSDKNRVKKSVDLSIEWAKRSKKEFGINPEKMLFGIVQGGVFNDLRKDSLKRLEEIGFDGYALGGLAVGEKQQEMFDVLDNIKEDLPRDKPHYLMGVGTPADILGAVKRGIDMFDCVLPTRSGRTGLAYTWEGKKNLKNAKYANDDSPLDPLVNCPASQKYSRSYLNHLVNSKEILASTLLSWHNIAFYQDLTRKIRESVANNDFQNFYNKHFDILNS
- a CDS encoding methylated-DNA--[protein]-cysteine S-methyltransferase — encoded protein: MKNSKGTKFEIKVWNCLKKIPKGKLRTYSQVAIAINKPLAVRAVANAIGKNPFPPIIPCHRVVRSDGSLGGYSGKGGTTTKKILLKKEKIVLNQLLKYII
- a CDS encoding M48 family metallopeptidase; protein product: MKRREFVKYIGCGCCSFSLASCSSAPITNRKQITFYPESVINSKAAQAYEKFKKKAKISKDTETLKLIKSIGSKMEVAISSYFKMKNIKDPTENFKWEYTLVDDDKMLNAWCMPGGKIAVYSGILKVTKNEDGLANVMGHEIAHAVAKHSVERMSASLAINLGTTVADIFLGGAISRTRNTIGKTTGVDVLQVGVFNPFTRSQETEADYLGLAFCSLTGYNLYEGAELWKRMREQNKGKEPPQFLSTHPSSTNRIAQIRSWIPSIRKKFPKLKTV